The following are from one region of the Thermoproteus uzoniensis 768-20 genome:
- a CDS encoding CBS domain-containing protein produces the protein MDVLSTPLAEVATKNVVTLGEKDKVIDALRKMVELDIRRLPIVKDKSLLGIITALDILDAIYSFVESGGKSLYGDVYMRPAIEFATRNVITARPNMTVGEAISLFLKHNFGSMPVVDEDGRLVGIFTEWDAMKIVAQAGFPHQIRDVMTRIVYVLTKYSTVMDALEGITVYRFRRYPIVDEKGKVISMLHAKDVLRYFADESTFNKAKEGDVDEIVNEYAINIAKSPIFLASPDDYVTDIVKKMLEYDVGGVPVVDRESGNVIGMVTEKTLLLLFA, from the coding sequence GTGGACGTATTGTCGACGCCTCTGGCTGAAGTTGCGACGAAGAACGTGGTGACTTTAGGCGAGAAGGACAAGGTGATAGACGCCTTGCGCAAGATGGTCGAGCTAGACATAAGGAGGTTGCCCATAGTGAAGGACAAGAGCCTCCTCGGCATAATAACCGCGTTGGATATCCTGGACGCCATATACTCCTTCGTCGAGTCGGGCGGCAAATCCCTATACGGCGACGTCTACATGCGGCCCGCGATAGAGTTCGCCACGCGGAACGTCATAACGGCGAGGCCCAACATGACGGTGGGGGAGGCCATATCGCTCTTCCTCAAACACAACTTCGGCTCCATGCCTGTTGTCGACGAGGACGGAAGGCTTGTGGGAATCTTCACCGAGTGGGACGCCATGAAGATAGTGGCTCAGGCCGGGTTCCCCCACCAGATCAGAGACGTGATGACGAGGATCGTGTACGTCTTGACCAAGTACTCCACGGTCATGGACGCGCTCGAGGGCATCACAGTATACAGATTCAGGAGGTACCCCATAGTCGACGAGAAGGGCAAGGTCATCTCCATGCTACACGCGAAGGACGTGTTGCGCTACTTCGCCGACGAGTCGACGTTCAACAAGGCCAAGGAAGGCGACGTTGACGAGATCGTCAACGAATACGCCATCAACATAGCCAAGTCCCCAATATTCTTGGCCTCGCCAGACGACTACGTGACCGATATAGTTAAGAAGATGTTGGAGTACGACGTGGGCGGCGTGCCTGTCGTGGACAGAGAAAGCGGGAACGTGATAGGGATGGTCACCGAGAAGACGCTTCTCCTCCTCTTTGCTTGA
- a CDS encoding XTP/dITP diphosphatase yields MRIYLATSNPHKVAEARHVLGEYSIEVEQKDVEKLEIQADDVEAVAEVAARRLCELGEELVAVEDAGLYIDALNGFPGPYSEYVYRTLGIAGILKLMTGVENRSARFKSAVAICVEGSVKVFAGIAEGFIIGEPRGSGGFGFDPIFVPAGHTKTFAEMSLEEKSAFSHRGKAFRALAEWLLARSPERQPPIG; encoded by the coding sequence GTGCGGATCTACCTTGCGACATCGAACCCTCACAAGGTTGCCGAGGCGAGGCACGTCCTCGGCGAGTACTCCATAGAGGTGGAGCAGAAGGACGTCGAGAAGCTCGAGATACAGGCAGACGACGTGGAGGCCGTCGCGGAGGTTGCCGCGAGGAGGCTGTGCGAGCTCGGCGAGGAGCTCGTCGCCGTGGAGGACGCCGGGCTTTACATAGATGCGCTCAACGGGTTCCCGGGCCCCTACTCGGAGTACGTCTACCGAACTCTAGGGATCGCCGGGATCCTCAAGCTCATGACCGGCGTAGAGAATAGATCGGCGCGTTTTAAGTCGGCCGTGGCGATATGCGTGGAGGGGTCTGTCAAGGTCTTCGCCGGGATCGCCGAGGGCTTCATAATAGGCGAGCCCAGAGGCTCTGGCGGGTTCGGATTCGACCCCATCTTCGTGCCTGCCGGCCACACTAAGACGTTCGCCGAGATGAGCCTGGAGGAGAAGTCGGCCTTCTCCCATAGAGGAAAGGCGTTTAGGGCCTTGGCCGAATGGCTCCTGGCCAGATCGCCCGAGAGGCAGCCGCCGATCGGCTAA
- a CDS encoding 50S ribosomal protein L6: MHVPYAREELEVPQGVSVSVEKIGLFDYKVAVKGPLGSIERVYRNVPVSISMSEGKIVLEVFGARKREYAILGTIKGELKNAFLGVTRGWRYKLKIIYTHFPMLVKVQGSQLTIENFLGRKSKIVLEIPKSVKVQLQGKEDIVVEGIDRDVVSQFAANIQRATELHGDEKPAPHGREGGLGVVDGIYVYGVEHVK; this comes from the coding sequence GTGCACGTCCCCTACGCCCGCGAAGAGCTGGAGGTTCCTCAAGGAGTCTCCGTGTCGGTGGAGAAGATAGGGCTTTTCGACTACAAGGTGGCGGTCAAGGGACCTCTGGGCTCTATCGAGAGAGTCTACAGAAATGTCCCGGTCTCCATATCCATGTCGGAGGGCAAGATCGTGCTGGAGGTCTTCGGGGCCAGGAAGAGGGAGTACGCAATACTGGGCACGATAAAGGGCGAGCTGAAGAACGCCTTCTTGGGCGTCACCAGAGGGTGGAGGTACAAGCTCAAGATAATATACACTCACTTCCCTATGTTGGTCAAGGTACAGGGAAGCCAGCTCACCATAGAGAACTTCCTCGGCAGGAAGTCCAAAATTGTGCTCGAGATACCTAAGTCCGTGAAGGTCCAGCTACAGGGGAAGGAGGACATAGTCGTCGAGGGGATAGACCGCGACGTCGTCAGCCAGTTCGCGGCCAATATCCAGAGGGCGACCGAGCTCCACGGAGACGAGAAGCCGGCACCGCACGGCCGCGAGGGAGGCCTCGGAGTGGTCGACGGCATATATGTCTACGGAGTCGAACACGTCAAGTGA
- a CDS encoding thioredoxin family protein produces the protein MSTESNTSSELEAILRRKALQLLSGGRRCCSVKYPVGYVLNSVEELGEAVKSCRAAFVMFFGRTCPYCRAFDPIFRHVGAKYADLANFVKAEVERFAFTASALGVMGTPTTFAFVDGEPAEALPGFAIAPVFEQFVQRNLRSARCG, from the coding sequence ATGTCTACGGAGTCGAACACGTCAAGTGAGCTGGAGGCGATACTCAGAAGGAAGGCCCTCCAGCTCCTGTCCGGCGGCCGGCGTTGTTGCTCGGTGAAGTATCCCGTCGGCTATGTGTTGAACAGCGTGGAGGAGCTGGGCGAGGCGGTCAAGAGCTGTAGGGCGGCCTTTGTGATGTTCTTCGGGAGGACTTGTCCCTACTGCAGAGCGTTCGACCCCATATTCAGACATGTAGGCGCGAAATACGCAGATCTGGCCAACTTCGTCAAGGCCGAGGTGGAGAGGTTTGCCTTCACCGCGTCAGCGCTGGGGGTTATGGGTACTCCGACAACATTCGCGTTCGTGGACGGCGAGCCTGCCGAGGCACTGCCCGGCTTCGCCATAGCCCCCGTCTTCGAACAATTCGTCCAGCGGAATCTGCGGAGCGCCCGTTGCGGCTAG